From one Drosophila gunungcola strain Sukarami chromosome 2R unlocalized genomic scaffold, Dgunungcola_SK_2 000006F, whole genome shotgun sequence genomic stretch:
- the LOC128255202 gene encoding LOW QUALITY PROTEIN: tripeptidyl-peptidase 2 (The sequence of the model RefSeq protein was modified relative to this genomic sequence to represent the inferred CDS: deleted 1 base in 1 codon) → MATSGIVESFPTGALVPKAETGVLNFLQKYPEYDGRDVTIAIFDSGVDPRATGLETLCDGHTVKVIERYDCSGCGDVDMKKKVTPDEGGSLKGLSGNTLKLSPELMALNTDPDKSVRVGLKSFSDLVPSKIRNNIVAQAKLKHWDKPHKIATANASRKIVEFESQNPGEASKLPWEKKIVKENLDFELEMLNSYEKVYGDIKTSYDCILFPTANGWLTIIDTTEQGDLEQALRIGEYSRTHETRNVDDFLSVSVNVHDEGNVLEVVGMCSPHGTHVSSIASGNHSSRDVDGVAPNAKIVSMTIGDGRLGSMETGTALVRAMTKVMELCRDGKRIDVINMSYGEHANWSNSGRIGALMNEVVNKYGVVWVASAGNHGPALCTVGTPPDISQPSLIGVGAYVSPQMMEAEYAMREKLPGNVYTWTSRDPCIDGGQGVTVCAPGGAIASVPQFTMSKSQLMNGTSMAAPHVAGAVALLISGLKQQNIEYSPYSIKRAISVTATKLGYVDPFAQGHGLLNVEKAFEHLMEHRQSKDNMLRFSVRVGNNQAKGIHLRQGVQRRFIDYNVNIEPIFFNDKEADPKDKFNYNVRLNLIASQTWVQCGAFLDLSYGIRSIVVRIDPTGLQPGVHSAVIRAYDTDCVQKGALFEIPVTVVQPHVLESDHSKPVFEPASTKGDNSVEFQPNTIQRDFILVPEHATWAELRMRITDPNRGKDVGKFFVHTNQLLPKQSCRKLETMKIVPVGSEHEATMVFKVKSGKILELCIAKYWSNYGQSHLKYSLLFRGVEAHNPNAYVMHAGRGIHKLEVESLVSEDLQPLLQLKNAAVVLKPTEAKISPLSATRDVIPDGRQVYQNLLVFNLNVAKPAEVALYAPIFNDMLYEAEFESQMWMLFDANKALVATGDAHSHTFFTKLEKGDYTVRLQVRHEKRELLEKISEANLVAAFKLTNMLALDLYENYNQCIVGGRKFVSGLLRGSTRVLYIAPIAQERLTKANLPAQCAWLSGNLVFPQDEAARRVALHPFNYILNPSEKKANTNGSSNGSNAAGSPAAATVAVAANAAKPKAPATPQAATSVNNPAAGDGVTVQSDPPVDSNASPASPKKGKANADDYAESLRDFQCSHIAKCELEMAEKIYNEVVAAHPKHLPANLLLIQNIESTQLKVQLPLTFANAQKTSPPPEGGESADKQREDQKKMRSALERIVKLADKVIQETDVEALLSYYGLKNDTRSDAAKIKTNMDKQKNNLIEALSKKGIALAKLAVLDDCVKDRLAEINDLYTEIIKFVDANDTKAIQFALWHAYANAHYGRMYKFVVKLIEEKRTRDHFEELAAINGALGHEHIRTVINRMMITAFPSSFRLF, encoded by the exons ATGGCCACCAGCGGAATTGTCGAATCATTTCCCACGGGCGCCCTGGTGCCCAAGGCGGAGACGGGGGTCCTCAACTTCCTGCAGAAGTACCCGGAGTACGACGGACGCGACGTCACCATAGCCATCTTCGATTCCGGCGTAGATCCCCGGGCAACGGGACTCGAG ACGCTTTGCGACGGACACACCGTTAAAGTGATCGAGCGGTACGACTGCTCCGGATGCGGGGACGTGGACATGAAGAAGAAGGTGACGCCGGACGAGGGTGGCAGTCTGAAGGGCCTGTCCGGCAACACGCTCAAACTGAGCCCAGAACTGATGGCCCTGAACACGGATCCGGACAAGTCAGTGCGTGTTGGCCTCAAGAGCTTCAGTGATCTGGTGCCCTCCAAGATAAGGAACAACATCGTGGCCCAGGCCAAGCTGAAGCACTGGGACAAGCCGCACAAAATAGCCACTGCCAACGCCAGTCGCAAGATTGTCGAGTTTGAGTCACAAAATCCAG GGGAGGCCTCTAAGCTGCCCTGGGAAAAGAAGATAGTTAAGGAGAACCTTGACTTCGAGCTGGAGATGCTCAACAGCTACGAGAAAGTGTACGGCGACATCAAGACGTCCTACGACTGCATCCTCTTCCCCACAGCCAACGGTTGGCTAACCATCATTGACACCACGGAGCAGGGCGATCTGGAGCAAGCCCTGCGCATCGGCGAGTACTCGCGTACGCACGAGACCCGCAACGTGGACGACTTCCTCTCCGTGTCCGTGAACGTCCATGACGAGGGCAACGTGCTAGAGGTGGTGGGCATGTGCTCGCCCCACGGCACCCACGTCTCGTCCATTGCCAGCGGTAACCACAGCTCCCGCGATGTGGATGGCGTGGCGCCGAATGCCAAGATCGTGTCGATGACCATCGGCGATGGCCGGCTGGGCTCCATGGAGACGGGAACAGCGCTGGTGCGGGCCATGACCAAGGTGATGGAGCTGTGCCGCGATGGCAAGCGCATCGACGTGATCAACATGAGCTATGGGGAGCACGCCAACTGGTCGAATTCCGG CCGCATTGGGGCCCTGATGAACGAGGTGGTCAACAAGTACGGCGTGGTATGGGTGGCCTCGGCCGGCAACCATGGACCGGCCCTCTGCACCGTGGGCACTCCGCCGGACATCAGCCAGCCCAGTTTGATCGGCGTGGGCGCCTACGTCTCGCCCCAGATGATGGAGGCCGAGTACGCGATGCGTGAGAAGCTGCCCGGCAACGTGTACACCTGGACATCGCGCGATCCCTGCATCGATGGCGGCCAAGGCGTGACCGTGTGCGCTCCGGGCGGTGCCATTGCGTCCGTGCCGCAGTTCACCATGAGCAAGTCGCAGCTGATGAATGGCACAAGTATGGCGGCACCCCATGTGGCCGGCGCCGTGGCGCTGCTCATCTCCGGACTGAAGCAACAGAACATCGAGTATTCGCCGTACAGTATTAAGCGGGCGATCAGCGTCACTGCCACCAAACTGGGCTACGTGGATCCCTTTGCCCAGGGCCATGGCTTGCTCAATGTGGAGAAGGCCTTCGAGCATTTGATGGAGCACCGGCAGTCCAAGGACAATATGCTTAG GTTCTCCGTGCGCGTGGGCAACAACCAGGCCAAGGGTATCCATTTGCGCCAAGGCGTGCAGCGCAGGTTCATCGACTACAATGTGAACATTGAGCCGATCTTCTTCAACGACAAGGAGGCGG ATCCGAAGGACAAGTTCAACTACAATGTGCGTCTGAATCTCATTGCCTCGCAGACCTGGGTGCAATGTGGAGCTTTCCTGGACCTCAGCTACGGCATCCGTTCCATTGTGGTGCGCATTGATCCAACTGGCCTCCAGCCAGGCGTCCACAGCGCCGT GATTCGTGCTTACGACACGGACTGTGTGCAGAAGGGTGCCCTCTTCGAGATTCCCGTCACAGTGGTGCAGCCCCATGTGCTGGAGTCTGACCACAGCAAGCCCGTGTTCGAACCCGCCTCCACCAAGGGGGACAATAGCGTAGAGTTCCAGCCAAACACAATTCAAAGAGACTTTATCCTGGTGCCGGAACACGCCACTTGGGCGG AGCTGCGCATGCGCATCACCGATCCCAATCGTGGCAAGGAC GTTGGCAAGTTTTTCGTTCACACAAACCAGCTGCTTCCCAAGCAATCCTGCCGCAAGCTGGAGACCATGAAGATCGTGCCAGTCGGTTCGGAGCACGAAGCCACCATGGTTTTCAAGGTTAAG TCTGGCAAGATTCTGGAGCTGTGCATTGCCAAGTATTGGTCCAACTATGGCCAGAGTCACCTGAAGTACAGTCTGCTCTTCCGTGGAGTTGAAGCCCACAACCCCAATGCCT ATGTTATGCATGCCGGAAGGGGCATTCACAAGCTGGAGGTTGAGTCCTTGGTTTCGGAGGACTTGCAGCCGCTCTTGCAGTTGAAAAACGCCGCTGTGGTGCTGAAGCCCACCGAGGCTAAGATCTCGCCGCTAAGTGCCACCCGAGACGTGATCCCAGACGGTCGACAGGTGTACCAGAACCTGTTGGTCTTCAACTTGAACGTGGCCAAGCCCGCGGAGGTGGCCCTCTATGCCCCAATCTTCAACGACATGCTGTACGAGGCAGAGTTCGAGTCCCAGATGTGGATGCTGTTTGATGCGAACAAGGCATTGGTCGCCACCGGCGACGCCCACTCGCACACCTTCTTCACAAAGCTCGAAAAGGGCGACTATACCGTGCGACTGCAGGTGCGGCACGAGAAGCGCGAACTGCTGGAGAAGATCTCGGAGGCCAATTTGGTGGCCGCCTTTAAGCTTACTAACATGCTCGCTCTCGACCTTTACGAGAACTACAACCAATGCATTGTGGGCGGCCGCAAGTTCGTCTCTGGCCTGCTGAGAGGCTCCACCCGGGTGCTGTACATCGCCCCCATTGCCCAGGAGCGGCTCACCAAGGCCAATCTGCCCGCCCAGTGCGCCTGGCTGAGCGGCAATCTGGTATTCCCTCAGGACGAGGCCGCACGTCGCGTGGCCCTGCATCCCTTCAACTACATACTAAATCCGTCAGAGAAGAAGGCGAACACAAACGGATCCAGCAACGGATCCAATGCTGCAGGatccccagcagcagcaaccgtCGCCGTCGCTGCCAATGCAGCCAAACCGAAGGCTCCGGCCACTCCCCAGGCAGCCACCTCGGTGAACAATCCCGCTGCCGGCGATGGAGTCACGGTGCAGAGCGACCCGCCGGTGGACAGCAATGCCAGCCCCGCTTCGCCCAAAAAGGGCAAGGCCAATGCCGACGATTATGCCGAAAGCTTGCGCGACTTCCAGTGCTCGCACATCGCCAAGTGTG AGCTGGAAATGGCGGAGAAGATCTACAACGAGGTGGTGGCTGCCCATCCAAAGCACCTGCCGGCCAACCTGCTGCTCATCCAGAACATCGAGTCCACCCAGTTGAAGGTGCAACTGCCGCTGACGTTCGCCAATGCCCAAAAGACATCTCCCCCGCCGGAGGGTGGAGAGAGTGCCGACAAGCAGAGGGAGGACCAGAAGAAGATGCGCAGCGCCCTGGAGCGCATTGTCAAGCTGGCCGATAAGGTGATCCAGGAGACCGATGTCGAGGCACTGCTCTCGTATTACGGCCTCAAGAACGatactcgatccgatgcagcAAAGATAAAGAC AAACATGGACAAGCAAAAGAACAATCTCATCGAGGCCCTGAGCAAGAAGGGTATCGCCCTGGCCAAGCTGGCCGTTCTGGATGATTGCGTGAAGGATCGCCTGGCCGAGATCAACGATCTGTACACGGAGATAATCAAGTTTGTGGATGCCAACGACACAAAGGCCATTCAGTTCGCCCTGTGGCACGCCTATGCCAATGCCCACTATGGTCGCATGTACAAGTTCGTGGTCAAGCTGATCGAGGAGAAGCGCACCCGCGATCACTTCGAGGAGCTGGCCGCCATCAATGGCGCCCTGGGTCACGAGCACATCCGGACGGTCATCAACCGCATGATGATCACCGCCTTCCCCAGCAGCTTCCGTTTGTTCTGA